From Nicotiana tabacum cultivar K326 chromosome 20, ASM71507v2, whole genome shotgun sequence, one genomic window encodes:
- the LOC142174426 gene encoding uncharacterized protein LOC142174426, translating to MNALFWNVRSVNTMKAFERLVIMQRQHHFQFIGIMELMQRATKLEWYRRKIGMLQVYANVSNKIWVFVDEDHGVDIIINMDQQMTLKITNMDSGRSLIVTFVYAKCDSTERIELWDSLYALARDMDLPWLVGGDFNVIWDEEEKFGGRPVHMNEVFDFRHCVNTCNLFDLGFKGSIYTLWNGQGEDDCIFKRLDRILANAEFQQMFAGLEVIHLSKISSDHCPMMLSVQASTVPIKRSFKFLNFWTKNPTFKNTVAENWTTDFHANPFTLFNHKLKKVKKSLSIWSKATFGNIFEKIASLEEVVLVHEAQFELNPSFQNRERLMKVQAEFIKYLTLEEEFWKQKFGLSWFKDGDRSTKFFHAQVMGRRKRLELKRIQNSEGNWIEDSVAMAEEAVKYFTDQFHEDKVPDAFDILDHVPHMVNNEQNDMLLR from the coding sequence ATGAATGCTCTATTTTGGAATGTGAGATCGGTGAATACAATGAAAGCCTTTGAGAGGCTGGTCATTATGCAGAGGCAACATCATTTTCAATTTATAGGTATCATGGAACTAATGCAAAGAGCCACGAAATTAGAATGGTATAGAAGAAAGATTGGAATGCTACAAGTTTACGCAAATGTTTCAAACAAAATATGGGTATTTGTTGATGAAGATCATGGTGTTGATATCATTATCAATATGGACCAACAGATGACACTAAAAATAACAAACATGGATTCTGGAAGGTCACTTATTGTTACATTTGTATATGCAAAATGTGACTCTACTGAAAGAATTGAATTGTGGGACAGCTTATATGCACTTGCGAGAGATATGGATCTTCCTTGGCTAGTGGGAGGAGATTTCAATGTTATCTgggatgaagaagaaaaatttgGAGGCCGGCCCGTCCACATGAATGAGGTTTTTGATTTTAGGCATTGTGTAAATACTTGTAACCTTTTCGATCTTGGATTTAAAGGAAGTATTTACACTTTGTGGAATGGTCAAGGTGAAGATGACTGCATTTTCAAGCGACTAGACAGAATATTAGCAAATGCAGAATTCCAACAGATGTTTGCAGGTTTAGAAGTAATCCATCTTTCCAAAATTAGTTCTGACCACTGCCCAATGATGTTGAGTGTACAGGCCTCTACAGTCCCAATCAAGAGGTCCTTCAAATTTTTGAATTTCTGGACAAAAAATCCAACTTTCAAAAATACAGTAGCAGAAAACTGGACAACAGACTTTCATGCGAACCCTTTCACTTTGTTCAATCACAAGCTCAAAAAGGTGAAGAAATCTCTTTCAATCTGGAGCAAGGCTACATTTGGaaacatttttgaaaagattGCTAGTTTGGAAGAGGTGGTCTTAGTTCATGAAGCACAATTCGAGTTGAATCCTTCTTTTCAGAATAGAGAAAGACTTATGAAAGTTCAAGCTGAGTTCATAAAATACTTAACGCTAGAGGAGGAATTTTGGAAACAAAAATTTGGATTGTCATGGTTCAAAGATGGAGATAGGAGCACAAAATTCTTTCATGCGCAAGTCATGGGAAGAAGGAAAAGGTTGGAATTGAAGAGAATCCAAAATAGCGAGGGCAATTGGATTGAAGATTCAGTAGCTATGGCGGAGGAAGCTGTAAAATATTTCACTGATCAATTTCATGAAGATAAGGTTCCTGATGCATTTGACATATTGGATCATGTGCCACACATGGTGAATAATGAGCAGAATGATATGCTTTTGAGGTAA